The DNA window ATGAGAAGCCTGCTTATGGAAGGCTTGGCCTTAGACCCTCCACGCTTCGATCGTTCCACTTGCTTCCCCCAAGAATGAATAGACACCTGTGAATAATAAACCTTGGGTTATGAGTTTGGAGATAGAATCTGATTGCGGGATCCACTCGATTATTGGGTCTTTCTTATCCGGCCTCAGCGCACGCTCCTGAGGAAGGTCATTCGGATACCCAAGAACTATTGTCCGATTATCTGCTCCTCATCTGTCAGTTCCAGCGCTTCCACCACCTTAGGGTTGCCTTTCACAAGCGAGCCGAAGCCCACGAAACAACTAACGGGACCGAATGTGTGCGCGGCGAGTGTCCTTTTCGAACTCATCTATTTCCCTTCATCATCGGGATTGATTGGAAGCTGCATTGGATAAATGCGATAACATGCTTCCTGAGAAATTGGTGTGGGGGGATGAAACCCCCTTTTGAACATCCTATTGGAGATGTCCTAAGAATTCTCCGAATTGGCGTCTCATTAGGCCATTCTGGATGCCTGTATCTCTGCCAGGTTCTCCAGAGTAGCTTCGTCCAGCGCCCCTATCGGAGGTTCTTCAAACCCAACTCCTGCCAGTATGTTCCCTACGCGCAGAATGTACCCCACACTTCCACCGTCATCAAGCAGGAAGCACTCATCACCTATGTTCACATCATCCGAAATGATCTGTTGATAGGTCGAATTGGCAAGTTCGTCATGATACTTATTAAAATGAGAACTCGCCGCATCGGGCGTCTCGAATCGAAGGAGCTGGATAACTATTCTCGTTGAATTCCCATATTTGAAGTATTTGATGTATGCATCGACCCCGTCCTCCATAACGAATTCTGGGCCAACCTCGGTCTGATTATAGTAGAAATCGACAAGGAATTCCCAACCTTCAGGGAGATCGCTCTCGGTAATGGCGATCTCCTGGAGGGAGGCTGTACTGTCATCTCCCAAACATCCTGTGAGGGGAACCGCTACCAGAGCAAAGGCTATGACCACCATCAGGACCTTCTTCATGAAATTCTTATGAAGTTATAAATATAAATTATTTTTTTAAAATACATAATTTTAATAAAGAAAATAAAAAGGGGGAAAGGAGTTGTTTATGCCTTCGACATCTTCTTGGTCATTGAATATGCCAGTGGTATAAGCAGTATTGCAAGGGCAACCGCGAACGCCCAGGAGATGTTGGCAATTATGTCTGTCACTCCGCTGAAAGTGGCGAAGATCGCGCCCGCACCGATGATCAGGAAGATGGAGTAGAGCACGAACTTGGCATACCCAGCAACATCCCTGAACTCGGGATGATCGTCCGCCACCGATTTTATCAGAGCGTCGGTCAACAGGATGCCGGCAGCGATTATCACGAAACCCAGGATCAATGGGTAGATGAGACCACCGCTAAGTAGCAGAGTGTCGAGTGCCAGGAACAGTATGAATGCGAGCAGACCTATCAGCAGGAGGTTCTTCAGCATATCGGCAATCTCCACCTTTTCCTCCGGGAACATCGGGCGGATTATCTTGCCGATGAAAGTTGCTAGGAAATCTACGAACACCGAACCCAGTATGAGTATCAGAATTCCAGCGAGCAGCCGGGGGAGATAGTCCGCTATTTGGGCCAGATAGTCCCCGACGGTCCCACCAACATTCAAGACCTGTATCGCCAGGACGATCGCGATGATTATTATGAAGGCCTTAACGGTCCCTCCGATGAGACCTGAGAAGTCCAAGCCCGAATTCTTGAGGGACCTCCCGATCGTGCTCTGGTCGTATGTCTGTTCGATTCCAATCCTTCTAACCAGACTGCTTATCCCCTTGCCGACGTAAGTGCCGACCACATAGCCGATCACCAGTATGATAATCGCCAGGATGATGGCCGGGATCGCATCGATTATAGCTTCCAGCATGTTTTCTAATTCTTGCACAATGTCTACCACAAGAATCACCCTGGTCCTTCTCGATACGATCCAGCACTAATATGGTGTTTATATTTTTTATGAATATGATAATTGGAAATGTGACTGAATAGGAAGACATTATAGATTTCATTGATTGAAATGAAGTTTGAATGACCATCCAATTCTATCCTTTCAATGGTAAATGGATATGAATCCAGAAAGGGATCGAGCTGAATTGACCACCAATCAATATTGCCCTCATATCCATTTGACCGTTGGATCTTTCTTCTCAGTCCGCATCGCCCGCTCTTCGGGGAGGTCCTTCGGATAACCGAGAACGATGGGCCCGTAGATGCTTTCCTCCTCTGTCAACTCGAGAGCTTCCACGATCTCTGCATTTCCCTTGACCAGCGAGCCGAAACCCACATAGCAGCTTCCGAGGCCGAAGGATTGTGCGGCTATCATGATGTTCTCGCAGGCAAGCGCGCAGCTCACAGCGTTTCTAGATGGACCTATGACGAAGAGAATGATTGGTGCGGAATAATACACCATGTCCTTGGGTTCGTCGGTCGCATCATAGAAGGCCTTCGCTTTCATGTAATATCCCGAGAACACAGGATCGTCTTTCATGCCATCGAAGGAATTCTTCCAGAATGGAAGCGTGGTCTCAACGAGTTTCTTCTTGAACTCTGGGTCCTCGACAACGACAAACCGCCAGGGCTGAAAAGGATAGGTTGAAGGTGCCTGATTGCCAGCCTCGATGATCGCGTTCATGATATCCCTCGGAATTGATTTTGGTTTATAGGCCCTGACAGACCTTCTACTGCTTATGGCTTCAATTACCGGGTTCGACATGGAAAATCCTCCTAGTTCAATTTTCTTTGTATTTGGTACCCGCCTTACTTAACGCTTGTTACCGTTAGCGTTCCGCTTGGTATCGAACCTTCGGATGTCGAAGATATAGGCCTGTATCTCTTTCTTGCTCACCATTGGATGCTATCAGAACTTCATAACCTTTGAATTACTGGCCATATTTGAATGAACTCGAATATCGAGATATCAGAGTTGACAGTTCGAACTCAGGAAATGAGCCATCCTCACCTCCTTCTGAGTACGAATCCTACTATCGCTATCACCGCAACGACCCCTATGATCCCAAGGAAGATGTAAATGGTGCTGTCGCTTGTATCTCCCCCCTCCTCAGCCTCTGGTGTGTCAACCACCATGGGGGATTGTGAGCTCTCGCCCTGATCATTGGCAGCCGTGATCCTGTAGCAATATGTCTGTCCGCTCTCTACGGAAGTGTCGTTGTACGATGTCTCCGTGGCAGTCACGCTTGCAAGGAAGCTCAGGTTGTCGGGATCAATTCCGCGGTAGATGTTGTACGAGGTGACGGCACTACCGCCGTCATCAGAGGGAGCTGTCCAAGTGATCAGGATATACTCATCACCTGAAGAACTCTGAGGATCCTGGGGTGCTGATGGTGCAGTTGAAATGATTGCAGCTTCAGGTGTGGCATTGACCGTACTGGAGACCGGTCCCTCCCCGATCGAGTTGATGGCACTGACCTGATAGTAATAGGTGATTCCGTTGGTCACGCTGGTATCGTTATAACTGAGTGTCTCGACGAAGGACAAGAGCTCGACCGAGGTTTCGGTTGAGTTCCGATAGATATTGTATCCCTCGATTCCCGAGCCTCCGTCATCTGAAGGAGCCGACCAGGTAATAAGAACATAGGAGTCTCCCGCTTCAGCCTGTGGATCTTGAGGAGCGGAGGGGATTGTAGCGGGTGTTGCATTGACGATCTCGGATCCGTCTCCCTCGCCGACATTGTTGACGGCATACACCTGGTAATAATAGGTCTGCCCGTTGATTAGATCGGTATCGGTGAAGGCGAGTACGTTGCCAATTGTGGTGAGATAGGTCTCAGATCCAGGGGAGGTACCCCTGTATATGCTATAGTTGGTGATGGCTTCACCGCCGTCATCTGAGGGGGCTTCCCAGGTGAGGTTGACGAAGGTGTCGCCTGAGCCAGCTTGCAGGTTCTGTGGGGCAGATGGTGTGGTGGCAGGGATGGCCGATGCCTCGTTTGATAGAGGACCTTCGCCCACTGAGTTGACCGCGCTTGCCTGGTAGTAATAGATCTGGCCATTGGCTACTGAATGATCGGTATAAGTAAGCAGGTTGTCAAGCGATGCCAGAAGGGTCTTTTCCCCCGAGCTCGTTCCTCTGTACACCAAGTAGCCGGTGATGGTGGCCCCTCCGTTGTTGGATGGGGCTGTCCATGTGAGGGTAATCTGGCCGTCTCCTCTCTCGGCCTCGAGGTCCTGGGGTGCCGTGGGGACAGTGGGACTCGAGCTAGGTGTGGCGGATACTTCGCTTGAGTTGGGACCCTCGCCCACCGAGTTCACCGCACTGACCAAGTAATAGTAAATTTGGTCGTTGGTGACTGCGGTATTGTTGTAGAACAGCATGTCACCGATAGTTGCCAAGTGGACCTCTCCTCCCGGGCTTGTTCCTCTGTACACCTTGTAGCCTGTTACCGGACTTCCACCATCATCGCTTGGAGCATCCCAGGTGAGGTTGACGTACCCATCTCCTGGCGAAACCTGTGGGTTCTGGGGAGCGGTGGGAACCGTTGCAGGAATGGCCGACGCCTCGTTGGAGAGTGGTCCTTCTCCTACTGAGTTCACCGCGCTCACCTTGTAGTAGTATATCTGACCGTTGCTGAGACCTTCGTCGACGAAGGTGAGTAGGTCTCCAATAGAGGTCAACAGGATCTCTTCACCAGATGCGGTGCCGCGATAGATCTTGTAGTTGGTGATGGTCGCCCCGCCATCGCTGGCCGGGACCGACCAGCTCAGGGTCACCTGGGTATTGCCTCTCTCGGCCTCGAGGTCCTGGGGTGCCGTGGGAACTGCAGCGACGGAACTGGGTGTAGCATATACCTCCGTGGAATTGGGACCTTCGCCCACCGAGTTCACCGCGCTCATCTTGTAGTAGTAAATCTGGTCGTTGGTGACTGCGGTATCGTTGTAGAACAGCAGGTCACCGATAGTTGCCAAGTGGACCTCTCCTCCGGAGATCGTTCCCCGATAGACCTCGTAACCGATTACTGCGCTTCCACCATCATCGCTTGGAGCAACCCAGGTGAGGTTGACGTACCCATCTCCTGGCGAAACCTGTGGGTTCTGGGGAGCGGAGGGGACACCCGTGGGAGTGTCTGATACCTCATCCGATAGATAGCTCTCCCCGATGGCGTTGACGGCACTTACCTGGTAGTAGTAGGTGACGCCGTTGGTAAGTCCAGTGTCGGTGTAGCTGAGGACAGCCCCTACCTGATCGATATATGTCTCTGTGCCAGAAGACGCCCCGCGATAGATGCTGTAATTGATGATCTCTGAGCCGCCATCGTCGGTTGGTGCGAACCATGTCAACTCGATGCTGCCGTTGCTGGCTACCGTCTGCAGATTCTGTGGGACGGTAGGGGTAGTGGCCGGTGTTGTATATGCCTCGTTTGATAGAGGACCTTCGCCCACCGAGTTGACGGCACTTACCTTGTAGTAGTATGTCAGTCCATTTGTGAGCCCGGTGTCCACATATGTGAGCGCCGTTCCAATTTGCGTAAGGAGGGTCTCCGAACCAGAAGAATCGCCCCGGTAGATACTGTAATTGGTGATGGTCGCCCCGCCATCGCTGGCCGGGACCGACCAGCTCAGGGTCACCTGGGCATTGCCTCTCTCGGCCTCGAGGTCCTGGGGTGCCGTGGGGACAGTGGCACTCGAGCTAGGTGTGGCGAATATTTCGCTCGAGTTTGGACCCTCGCCCACCGAGTTCACCGCACTGACCAAGTAATAGTAGATTTGTCCATTTGTAACCGCTGTGTCGTTGTAGAACAGCAGGTCACCGATGGTTACTAAAAGGACCTCTCCTCCCGGGCTTGTTCCTCTGTACACCTTGTAGCCTGTTACCGGACTTCCACCATCATCGCTTGGAGCATCCCAGGTGAGGTTGACGTACCCATCTCCTGGCGAAACCTGTGGGTTCTGGGGGGCAAGAGGTGGCCCCGCGGAGATTACATAGACATTCACGGTTCCAGAACCGCCGTTGGAATTGAGGGGGATGGCGTAGTTGTAGGATCCGCTGGAAAGCCCACCTGTATCAATGCTGACCGTGATGGTGTCATGTTCCCCGGTTGAAGTGCCGTTCGATGGAGAGACGCTGGTGATCCAGGAGCAGCTCTCGCTGATCGAGTACTCGAGAGTTTCATCACCCGAATTCCATACCTCGAATGTCTTGCTACCCGTGTATCCTATGGCTACGGTACCGAAGTCGAGAGAGGTGGGGGAGTATGAAAGATCAGGTTCCGATTGAACGGTTACGAAGGTACTCACGGTTCCAGAACCGCCGTTGGAATTGAGGGGGATGGCGTAGTTGTAGGATCCGCCGGAGAGCCCGCTGGTATCAATGCTGACCGTGATGGTGTCATGTTCTCCGGTTGAAGTGCCGGTCGATGGAGAGACGCTGGTGATCCAGGAGCAGCTCTCGCTGATCGAGTACTCGAGAGTTCCCTCGCCCGAATTCCACATTTCGAACGTCTTACTGCCCGTGTATCCTAGAGCTACAGAACCGAAGTCGAGGGAGGTGGGGGAGTAAGAAAGAATCGGTTTCAATACGATGACGTGGACACTCACAGACCCAGAACCGCCGTTGGAACTGATGGAGATGGTGCAGCTGTAGGTACCGCCGGAGAGCCCGCCTGTATTGACGGTGACCGTGATGGTGTCATGTTCTCCGGTTGATGTGCCGCTCATCGGAGAAACTGTTCTCCAGCCGCAGCCCGCGGCAATGGTGTAATCGAGGGTACCTCCCCCATCGTTCCATATCTCGAACGTCTGGCTACCAATGTATCCAATGGCTACAGTACCGAAGTCGAGGGAGGTGGGGGAGTATGCGAGAACTGGATCCGATAAATCCGATTCCGAAGCAGTTGTGACTTGAGGTATGGCAATCAGCAATATGATAGTAAGAAGTAGAACCTCAACGGTACTCTTATTCAATTCTCGATCCCCCCATTCTTAATTATCAATTGATAAATCAATTGAATCTCAAGAACTTAATTTAGGTTCTCGAAAGGTAAAATAACTTTGGGAGAACGAAAACGAGCGAGTAAGAAGCTAGCTTAATTCTCGTCCATCCCAGCTGACAGAAGAAAAATATCAACATCTGGATGAGGATGAGAGCGGGCGTGAAGGGATTCGAACCCCTGATCCGCAGCTTAGGAGGCTGCTGCCATATCCAGACTAGGCCACACGCCCTTGTTTGTATAAAAGGGGAAGTTGTAAAAAGGGTTTACTCAGAGTCCTCATCGGACTCTTCGGTCGCTTCCTCGGATTTGGCCTCGGGTTCATGCTCCTCCGGAGGTATCTCCTCTGGCTCAAGCTCTTCCTCGGTTTTCTCCTCCTCGGGGGCTTCCTCCTCGTGCTTGGGGTAGGCCTCAATGAACCTTACCTCGACGTTTCCGAAAGCTTCCCTGAGGTCAGCGACCACACGGTACTTTGCCATCGTCCACTTCTGATCGTACTTGCAGACATCAGGCATAGTGATGTTGTAGACATCATCCTCGATTACAACCTCAAAACCATCGCTGGAGCCATAATCCATCTCTAGGATACCTTTGACCTTGTCCTCGCTGGTCTCCAGCTTCTCGACCACTGTGAACTTGTACTTCAACGTGCTGCCGGCCAGGGGTCGGTTGAAATCCACCCTAACCCTACCTGCGGTCACGGCCACGATGGTGCCTATCCGGTTCTTTATGTTGACCTCCATGCCAATCCTGGGATCGATGTCCTGCCTGTGGAACTCTCTGAGGGGGTGCAGCTCAACGAGCTTTGGATCCCTCTGACCGGCGGCCTTCTCTGGTGGGATACTGACCTCCTGCTCCACGCCGACCTCGGCACCATCGAGAGCCTCGTCAAGTCCCTCGAAGACCCTGCCGGCTCCGACCAGAATGGAAATGGGGGCGTAGTTGGCATTCTCGTTGAAGATGTCGTTCTCTCTGGCCTTATCATCACTGGTGGTATCGAACATTTCCTCTGTGTCCTCTATCCACGCGTCGTAATCCAGACGGATAACATCTCCCTTTGTGATCTTGACAGCCTCATCAGACATGAAATTCACCAAACTTGATTATTCTGGGAAACGATTTGGTGTCATCAATTGGTCCCTATTATATTTTTTGGTGATTACTAAGGACCTACACCTTGACCAGTCCCTCAACCGTTTCCTTGTCCAGGACCTTGACCAGCTCCACGAGCAGCCTGAGATTACTCTCAACGTCCTTCATATCGATTATACCTACATGTGAGTGGATGTGCCGGGTCGCGACACCCATAACCAGGCTGGGGCATCCTACATTCGAGATGTGTATTATGCCCGCATCGGTACCGCCACCAGTGACCTGCGCGAGCTGGTAGGGGATCTTATTCTGCTCGCAGATATCGATCGCCAACTCCTTCAGCGGCTGGTTGGGTATCATGGATGTGTCGAAGACGGTGATTGCGACACCATCGCCCATTTTGGCTGGGGCCTGCTCCGGCCTTATGCCGGGAACATCTCCGGCGATGTCGACATCTAGCACCAGAGCGACATCGGGCTTGACCATGTTAGCGACCGTTCTGGCACCTCTAAGGCCGACCTCCTCCTGGACAGTTGCAGCGCCGATGATCTTGTTGGGGTGCTTGATCTTCTTCTCTTTCAGCGTTCGGATAAGCTCGGCGGCTAGGAATGCCCCGATGCGGTCGTCGAAGGCCTTGCCGAAAGCGAGGGTTCGCTCGTCCACCTTCTTGCCGTCCTTGAACCTGGCCTTCTTGCTCAGGTTGAATGAGGAATCTGGTACAGCAGCATCACCGATGCGCGCGCCCATCTCCTTGGCCTCGTCGGCATTCGCGGCTCCGATATCAATGAACATCTTGTCCATGGTCACGACCTTGTCCCTCTCCTCTCTCTCCATTACGTGGGGTGGCTTGGCCGCAATGATCCCCTGGACCTTTCCCTTGTTTGTGAGAACCCATACCTTCTGTCCCAGAAGGGCTTGATTGAACCATCCTCCCAGGCCGTAGAAGTTCAAAAATCCTGTATCGTTGATGCCTGTGACAATGAATCCGATCTCATCGATGTGACCGGGTACCAGTATCACAGGTGCTTCGTCCTCTCCGTTTTTTTCGAACACTAGAGAGCCGATCTTGTCGTTGTAAACTGTATCCGCCCATCGGTCCACGTATCCTTTCATGAGGGTGGTGGCCTCCCGCTCGAACCCAGATGGGCCATGGGCATTGCACAGGTCCTCCAGGAACTTCAATGAGTCCTTCTTCATTTCGAACACTCCTAGCGATTGAACGCAGATACCTCTATTTAGGATGCAAAGTTAAACATATCGGCCCGTAATAGTAAAATGGAGGAGGTGCGCCCATCGATCCCGATACCGTAGCCGTCACCAGGATTATGGATCCCGATTCGGAGGAATCGATTGGGAACTCGGTAAGAAGGGTTCTAGATTTGATCGACGCCTCCAGCGATCTTCAAGGGAAGAAGAAGGCGATGATCAAGCCCAACATCTGCTGCGATAAGGACTGGACCACCGGGGCCACGACGTGCCCCTGGGTGGTTAGAGCCGTTGTCCAGTGGCTGAATGAGAACGGAATCCATGACATCACTCTGGCGGACGGCACCATTGTCGGTCAGGACACTCTGGAAAACATGGAGAGGATTGGATTCATGAGGTTGGCCGAAGAGTTCGGCCTGGAACTCGTTGACCTGAATAAAGATAAGCGTGTCCATCTCGAGGTGGATTCTCCCCGTGTCTTCGAGAGGATAAAGGTAGCGAGAACTCCACTTGAAACGGATTACCTCATCAACATCCCAGTGATGAAGACGCATATATGCACCTCAGTCACCCTGTCGATGAAGAATCTGAAGGGGTTGCTGGATAAGAAGTGGAAAAGGCAGTTCCACTTCATGGGACTGGATGGAGCGCTTGCAGATCTAGCCTCGGTCGTGAGACCGGACCTGAACATCATCGATGGAACGGTCGGAATGGAGGGCCGGGGACCGATCAACGGCACCGCCAAGGAAGCGGGCGTTCTCCTCGCTTCCAGGGACCATTTCGCTGCGGACATCGCTGGCTCCAGGGCTATGGGGCTGGATCCCTTGGAGATCGGGCATCTCACTATGTTTGCCGAGAGGATTGGTGTAGGTGTTGAGTCCTACTGGCCCCATCTGATCGGTGATGCAGATTTTAAGCTCGCCTTCAAGAAACCGGTATCGGCGAGGGATCAATGCTTCTCTGGCGTCGAGCTTGACTGGGGCGATCCCTGCAGCGGTTGCGCTAACGCCTTGGGAGCGGCTCTAGATCACTTGGAAAGGGATGGGGATCTGGAAGAGGTGCAGCGCCGCGGGGGTGTTCTTATCGCTTTGGGAAAGAAGGCCGATCCCGATGCGAAGGAGAATCTCTTTCTCATGGGTAGATGTCAGCACCGCAATCGGAAGAAGGGCATTTACATCCCTGGCTGCCCGCCCCAGAGCTTCGTGATAAGGGGACTGTTCTACGAGATGATCGACAAGGAGACGGTGTACAGGCGGGAGGATGTGCTCAAGGAAGCTGAGGAGGCCTACGGGGATGAGCTTGAGGGCGATTGACCCTCAATAACTGGGGAAAAAAGAATAAATGCTAGTTGCCAGATACACGGGCCAAGGCCACCATAGCTTAGCCCGGTTGAGCGGCTGACTTGTAATCAGCAGGTCGGGAGTTCAAATCTCCCTGGTGGCTCTTTCTCCCTACTCCTCAAGCCACACGGTATCGTCATGCTCGAAGTTGATCTTCAGCACGATGATGGAGAAGTCATCCTGCACTTCTGGAGTCTCGTGGACCTCACCTGGTTCGCAGACCAGTATGTCCCCGGGACCCATATCGTGTCTAACGCCTTCTATGCTTATCGCACCATCCTGCAGGAAGTAGAATGCCTCGGTCTGCACCTCATGATAATGAGGGGGCACTCTCTCCCCTTTCCCGAAGCGGACCTGCTGAAGAATTGTTCTAGGTGGTACTACTGAATCATCGGTCAGGAGTACTTTCTTCTCGTAACCAGATCCACGAAGCCAATCGATCTCCTTGGAGCGTATCTCCCTCATCACATCACTGCTCTTTCACCGCGTCCCTTATGGCTTCATCGAGTATTTCCACGGCCGTATCAAGATACTCGTCTTCGATGTTAAGCGGTGGTATGTATCTTATTCCAGAGCGACCACATGGGAGGAGAATTAGCCCTCTTTGGTAACTCAATTCAACCACTCTATCGCGGAGGTCCACTGCATACTCCTTGGTGTTCCGGTCCTTGACGAACTCGGTGGTGAGCATCAATCCGAGTCCGCGAACGTCGCCTATGCAATCGTGCTTCTCCATGAGCTCCATCAGCATTTTCTTGAGATTCTCCCCTTTGCGCTGGGCTTCATAGACCAGATCCTCCTCATCGATTACATCGAATGTCGCCAGTGCGGCCCTACAGGCAAGAAGGTTTCCCCCATAGGTGTTGGAATGGGCTCCCTGCACCTGGAAGTCAAAGAGCTTGTTGTAGACCGTGGCGGCTATCGGGGCACCGGATCCAAGCGCCTTGGCGGTGCACAAGACGTCCGGAATCACCCCGTGGTGATCGATGGCCCACATCCTCCCGGTTCGGCCCATGCCAGCCTGTACTTCATCGTCCACATAAAGAATGCCGTGCTTCTCGGCGGTTCTCTTGATGATCCTTATGAACTCCGATGGAGGAACGATGTACCCGCCCTCGCCCTGCAACGGTTCGCAGAAGATCGCGGCCACCTCCTCAGGGGGAAGAAATGTCTCGAAGTATATCTCGTCCAGTATCTTGGCACACCATACTCCACAAGAAGGGTATTCCAGATGATATGGGCAGCGGTAGCAGTTGGCGTAAGGAATATGAGTGACCCCGGGCACCAGGGGGAAGAAATCCCTCTTCTGAACAGGCTTACTGGCAGTCAGAGAAAGGGCGCCGAATGTCCTTCCATGGAAGCCCCCGATGAAGGATATGAACTGCTTCCGACCCGTTGACCACCGGGCGACCTTCATCGCCGCCTCGACGCACTCTGCCCCCGAGTTGCTTAGGAAGACCTTCTTCTCGAAATCGCCCGGTGTTGTCTCACAAAGCTTCCTCGCCAGTTCCACCTGAGGCCTGTAGTAGAAATCGGTGCCTGCGAAGTGAATCAGCTTCTCAGCCTGGTCGCGGATCGCCTCAACCACCTTGGGATGGCAGTGTCCTGTGTTGAGTACTGCGATCCCTGATGCAAAGTCGAGGTACGTGTTGCCATCCACATCCGTTACGATCGACCCTTTTGCCTTATCGGCCACTATGGGTGATGTCTTGGTGGATGTGGATATGAATGCGTAATCCAGGGCAACGACCTCCCTGGCCTTGGGGCCGGGTGGTGTCTCCTTGATATCTGGAACGTTGCTCAAAGTAATCCCTCTGTTCTCCTTGTTTAGAGGATTGAGAAAAGCGTATATGATGGTTGTGTATTTCTCTGGATACTTGAAGGATGAATCCCATCTCTGGAGATGTATCCAATTTTGATGGTCAAATCTAGAGGCCGTGGACATGAAAGAGGGTAATTGCCACCCCCGCAATACCTCGATGCAGGGTATTTTACTTGGCCTGAAAAAACTGTCCCACCATCTTGGCCGATCAAATAATCTCCTTGACGAGCTGACAGTTCTGGGAACATCCTGGGCATCAGTCAAATTCTAATTAAATACTATCATTCAAATGTTAAAAATTAGTGGTCAAATAAAAATCAAATATTTCATTGAAAGACAAATTATTTGGATTCTTGATAAATATTAATATATTACAATGCCAACACTTATATTAGAGAAGTTACTAAAGATGGCCGGAGTTATCAATTTGCGTAAGAGTAATAAAGGCGGGAATCCAGGGCGAGGAGGGCCGAATAAGAAGGCAAGAGGGCCAAAGGTCGACAATCGGCAACCCAAGGCTCCTATGTTGAACATGAGGAGGCTCGGTGATTTTAGATACGATATCAGGGAGGTCGTAGCAAGATCCCAGATGGATGAGGCTGCGGGACCATCCTTCATCGCCCAAGTGATTGCCAAGGCATCCAGAATATCGATAAGGGATGCCAAGAAGTATGTTAGGGACTTTGAGCAAAGGGGAGAATGCACCAAGAATGTCAGTGAGGACATCTGCGGGCTTCTCGACCGTTACACGAAGTACCGCTGATTCTTCTTTCCAATAGGACAATATCTCTCGTGATTCAGTGAGTCTTCATGTCCTCTGCACTCTCTATCAGCTTATTGAGAATGGAGTACGCCTGGATCATATCATCTTCGTCGACTATGAA is part of the Methanomassiliicoccales archaeon genome and encodes:
- a CDS encoding nitroreductase family protein, producing the protein MSNPVIEAISSRRSVRAYKPKSIPRDIMNAIIEAGNQAPSTYPFQPWRFVVVEDPEFKKKLVETTLPFWKNSFDGMKDDPVFSGYYMKAKAFYDATDEPKDMVYYSAPIILFVIGPSRNAVSCALACENIMIAAQSFGLGSCYVGFGSLVKGNAEIVEALELTEEESIYGPIVLGYPKDLPEERAMRTEKKDPTVKWI
- a CDS encoding M42 family metallopeptidase, yielding MKKDSLKFLEDLCNAHGPSGFEREATTLMKGYVDRWADTVYNDKIGSLVFEKNGEDEAPVILVPGHIDEIGFIVTGINDTGFLNFYGLGGWFNQALLGQKVWVLTNKGKVQGIIAAKPPHVMEREERDKVVTMDKMFIDIGAANADEAKEMGARIGDAAVPDSSFNLSKKARFKDGKKVDERTLAFGKAFDDRIGAFLAAELIRTLKEKKIKHPNKIIGAATVQEEVGLRGARTVANMVKPDVALVLDVDIAGDVPGIRPEQAPAKMGDGVAITVFDTSMIPNQPLKELAIDICEQNKIPYQLAQVTGGGTDAGIIHISNVGCPSLVMGVATRHIHSHVGIIDMKDVESNLRLLVELVKVLDKETVEGLVKV
- a CDS encoding choice-of-anchor D domain-containing protein, with product MNKSTVEVLLLTIILLIAIPQVTTASESDLSDPVLAYSPTSLDFGTVAIGYIGSQTFEIWNDGGGTLDYTIAAGCGWRTVSPMSGTSTGEHDTITVTVNTGGLSGGTYSCTISISSNGGSGSVSVHVIVLKPILSYSPTSLDFGSVALGYTGSKTFEMWNSGEGTLEYSISESCSWITSVSPSTGTSTGEHDTITVSIDTSGLSGGSYNYAIPLNSNGGSGTVSTFVTVQSEPDLSYSPTSLDFGTVAIGYTGSKTFEVWNSGDETLEYSISESCSWITSVSPSNGTSTGEHDTITVSIDTGGLSSGSYNYAIPLNSNGGSGTVNVYVISAGPPLAPQNPQVSPGDGYVNLTWDAPSDDGGSPVTGYKVYRGTSPGGEVLLVTIGDLLFYNDTAVTNGQIYYYLVSAVNSVGEGPNSSEIFATPSSSATVPTAPQDLEAERGNAQVTLSWSVPASDGGATITNYSIYRGDSSGSETLLTQIGTALTYVDTGLTNGLTYYYKVSAVNSVGEGPLSNEAYTTPATTPTVPQNLQTVASNGSIELTWFAPTDDGGSEIINYSIYRGASSGTETYIDQVGAVLSYTDTGLTNGVTYYYQVSAVNAIGESYLSDEVSDTPTGVPSAPQNPQVSPGDGYVNLTWVAPSDDGGSAVIGYEVYRGTISGGEVHLATIGDLLFYNDTAVTNDQIYYYKMSAVNSVGEGPNSTEVYATPSSVAAVPTAPQDLEAERGNTQVTLSWSVPASDGGATITNYKIYRGTASGEEILLTSIGDLLTFVDEGLSNGQIYYYKVSAVNSVGEGPLSNEASAIPATVPTAPQNPQVSPGDGYVNLTWDAPSDDGGSPVTGYKVYRGTSPGGEVHLATIGDMLFYNNTAVTNDQIYYYLVSAVNSVGEGPNSSEVSATPSSSPTVPTAPQDLEAERGDGQITLTWTAPSNNGGATITGYLVYRGTSSGEKTLLASLDNLLTYTDHSVANGQIYYYQASAVNSVGEGPLSNEASAIPATTPSAPQNLQAGSGDTFVNLTWEAPSDDGGEAITNYSIYRGTSPGSETYLTTIGNVLAFTDTDLINGQTYYYQVYAVNNVGEGDGSEIVNATPATIPSAPQDPQAEAGDSYVLITWSAPSDDGGSGIEGYNIYRNSTETSVELLSFVETLSYNDTSVTNGITYYYQVSAINSIGEGPVSSTVNATPEAAIISTAPSAPQDPQSSSGDEYILITWTAPSDDGGSAVTSYNIYRGIDPDNLSFLASVTATETSYNDTSVESGQTYCYRITAANDQGESSQSPMVVDTPEAEEGGDTSDSTIYIFLGIIGVVAVIAIVGFVLRRR
- a CDS encoding peptidylprolyl isomerase; translation: MTKGDVIRLDYDAWIEDTEEMFDTTSDDKARENDIFNENANYAPISILVGAGRVFEGLDEALDGAEVGVEQEVSIPPEKAAGQRDPKLVELHPLREFHRQDIDPRIGMEVNIKNRIGTIVAVTAGRVRVDFNRPLAGSTLKYKFTVVEKLETSEDKVKGILEMDYGSSDGFEVVIEDDVYNITMPDVCKYDQKWTMAKYRVVADLREAFGNVEVRFIEAYPKHEEEAPEEEKTEEELEPEEIPPEEHEPEAKSEEATEESDEDSE
- a CDS encoding DUF362 domain-containing protein translates to MDPDSEESIGNSVRRVLDLIDASSDLQGKKKAMIKPNICCDKDWTTGATTCPWVVRAVVQWLNENGIHDITLADGTIVGQDTLENMERIGFMRLAEEFGLELVDLNKDKRVHLEVDSPRVFERIKVARTPLETDYLINIPVMKTHICTSVTLSMKNLKGLLDKKWKRQFHFMGLDGALADLASVVRPDLNIIDGTVGMEGRGPINGTAKEAGVLLASRDHFAADIAGSRAMGLDPLEIGHLTMFAERIGVGVESYWPHLIGDADFKLAFKKPVSARDQCFSGVELDWGDPCSGCANALGAALDHLERDGDLEEVQRRGGVLIALGKKADPDAKENLFLMGRCQHRNRKKGIYIPGCPPQSFVIRGLFYEMIDKETVYRREDVLKEAEEAYGDELEGD